CAAAGTCTGTCCGAGCCGATGTTGATCGGCGACTACGAAATTGTAATGAGTGCGAGTATCGGTATCGCTGGTTATCCGCTGGATGGCAGCGATCCGGTCGTGCTGATCGCCAATGCCGATGCCGCGATGTACGCCGCCAAGACGCAGGAGCGCAACACGTTTCGTTTCTACACGCCGCTGATGCATGCCGACGCGCGCATGCGCCTGATGCTGGGCGCTGATCTGCGGCAGGCCCTGACGCGCGACGAATTCCACTTGGTGTTCCAGCCTAGCGTGGAGCTGCGCAGTGGCCGCATCGTTGCGGTAGAAACGCTGCTACGCTGGCGTCATCCCGAGCGTGGCGAATTGATGCCGGACGAATTCATTCCGCTGGCCGAAAGTCTGGGCCTGATCCGTCGCATCGACGCCTGGACCATGCGTGCCGCATGCGCGCAAATTCGCCTATGGGACCAGGCCAAGCTACCGCCTATCCGTGTGGCGCTCAATGCTTCCGCGGCGACCTTCGGGCACCCGGGCTTTATCGAGAGCGTGAAGCAGGCCCTGCAAGCCAGCCAGATTTCGCCCAAGCGGCTGATGTTCGAAATTACCGAAAGCGCGATCCTGCGCCTGGGCGAAGCCACCGAGCAGACCATGCACGCGCTGCATGCACTAGGCATCGGCATTGCCATCGACGATTTTGGTACGGGTTATTCATCGCTGGCCTATCTGAAACTATCCGGTATCGATTACCTCAAGATCGACCGCTCCTTCGTGACTGATCTGCCGGACAGTGCGAATGACGTGGCCATTGTCAAAGCCATGCTTGCCATCGCCCAGAGCCTGGGCATCTGCACCATTGCCGAAGGCATTGAATCCGTCGCGCAACACGATTTCCTGTTGCATGCCGGTTGCGTTGAAGGGCAGGGTTACTACTACGCGCGTGGCTTGGCGGCGACAGAAATCGAGCGGATGCTGTTGCCCAATCCGCGACATGAATCATTGCGCTTGCGATTGGTGCCACCGAAGTAGGTCGGGTTACCCTAGACTTGATCCCTGTCTCTTGATTCGAGGGTAACCCGACCTATACCAGTCCAGTGTCTCAAAGCTTCACCTCAACCATCTGCTGCTCGGGCTGATACAACGCTGGATACATCTGCTTCAACCGGGCCACCTTCGGCGCATCGTTGATCACGATATACATGTCATCCGGATGATTGCGCGCGTAATCTTGATGGTAGGACTCTGCCGGATAAAACGCCTTCAGCGGTTGTACCATCGTCACGATGGATGCATCGAAGACTTTGGCCGCATTGAGTTGTGTGATATACGCCTGTGCAATTTTCTGCTGCTCCGCATTGGCGTAGAAGATTTCCGAGCGGTACTGCGTACCCGTATCCGGGCCTTGCCGATTGAGCTGGGTCGGATTGTGCGCTACCGCGAAATACACCTTCAGCAGTTGGCCATAGCTGATCACGGCCGGATCGAACTGGATCTTCACTGATTCGGCGTGACCGGTATAACCATCGCTCACATCGTCATAATGTGCCGTATCGGCATCGCCACCGCTATAGCCGGCCCAAACCTGCCGCACGCCTTTCACGTGTTCGAACACCGATTGCATGCCCCAGAAGCACCCGCCGGCGAGTACTGCGGTTTCGGTGTTGTGCGTGCTGACCTTGGCGACGTCGATGTCGGGGTCGGGGAGGTTGGTGTTGCCTGCCATGACGGTACAGGCGGTGAGGCTACCGAGGGCGAATACATGGATCAGGCGGGGGAGTTTCATCGGGGAGCTCCGGAGGGCTGATGCTTTGTATTCGTTGGTGTGGTGGGCAGGGTTACCTTTGTATTCACCGTCAAGTTCTAAGTCGATGTATTCATGTTCAATGCCGCGAAGGAAAAGCGATGGGATGTTCAGGCAGGCTCAGGAATGCAAAGAATGGGCGGTTCTGGTCGATGGCGAAACTGGCGGACTCATGCAGGATGCCCAGCAAGGTATCAAAGTCCTTGGTCGCGGTCTGACGCAGGTCATTGGCATGGTCGAGCAACAGCGCATGGCCGACACCATGCAGCCAGCCAAGATCGCGTAGGCTGTCGACCAAGGCATCCCAGTTGTGGCCAAAGCCGGAAGGAAGCTTCAACGCGGTGGCCAGGCGGCGCAGCAGTTCGCCCTTGTCGTAGCAACCGGCGAGGTCGGCACGGCAGACATAAAGGTGCCCTTCCTCGGCGGCGGCGGCGAGTGCTTCGAAATCCTCGGCATCG
The sequence above is a segment of the Dyella sp. M7H15-1 genome. Coding sequences within it:
- the msrA gene encoding peptide-methionine (S)-S-oxide reductase MsrA; amino-acid sequence: MKLPRLIHVFALGSLTACTVMAGNTNLPDPDIDVAKVSTHNTETAVLAGGCFWGMQSVFEHVKGVRQVWAGYSGGDADTAHYDDVSDGYTGHAESVKIQFDPAVISYGQLLKVYFAVAHNPTQLNRQGPDTGTQYRSEIFYANAEQQKIAQAYITQLNAAKVFDASIVTMVQPLKAFYPAESYHQDYARNHPDDMYIVINDAPKVARLKQMYPALYQPEQQMVEVKL
- a CDS encoding barstar family protein codes for the protein MSAESALDLTQADDGGVYFVDAEDFEALAAAAEEGHLYVCRADLAGCYDKGELLRRLATALKLPSGFGHNWDALVDSLRDLGWLHGVGHALLLDHANDLRQTATKDFDTLLGILHESASFAIDQNRPFFAFLSLPEHPIAFPSRH